One part of the uncultured Celeribacter sp. genome encodes these proteins:
- a CDS encoding metallophosphoesterase: MAHLTPSRRMVLSLLGSAALAPLLSAAPVQAQAPAVTALILSDLHSAYERTGQLLAEIERQVMAASGPVLILVNGDLFESGNVVAMRSDGVIDWAFLEALNDLAPTVFNIGNHEPDIDNDLAQFVSRAQALGVTVLSNINDTRTGALYASAQADLDLNGTPVAISALAVDAIFTYPKASRDQLSIPDPVSWARAHLGEDLKDGAVNIVMSHAGVMPDKEILTMVPDGTLMIGGHDHLNIEHAEGNTRYVHTGSWSTTLTVARLAGPAQPAQISRVAIDLTTAPSPVLAELIKITLATHLDAEDTASVGSSPIAMSNDQTGVFVAAAMAEAAGADIGFIGHTTFGAGLPEGPVSRYAFNASVRFDGKLVKTEVDAATLQQILTRCNQFGDFAFAERTGDYLYAAPEAPAKDSFTLVTNGWSATNQKSYFGREDLVFTEVPDLMVKAVVLNKLA; this comes from the coding sequence ATGGCGCATCTCACCCCGTCCCGCCGCATGGTTTTGTCCCTGCTCGGCTCTGCCGCTCTGGCCCCTCTGCTCTCGGCAGCTCCGGTTCAGGCACAAGCCCCTGCCGTCACCGCCCTGATCCTCTCGGACCTGCATTCCGCCTATGAACGCACCGGTCAGCTTCTGGCCGAAATCGAACGGCAGGTTATGGCGGCTTCCGGACCGGTGCTGATCTTGGTGAACGGCGATCTGTTTGAAAGCGGCAATGTGGTAGCGATGCGCTCGGACGGGGTCATCGACTGGGCCTTTCTCGAGGCACTGAACGATCTGGCGCCGACGGTGTTCAACATCGGCAACCACGAACCCGATATCGACAACGATCTGGCGCAGTTCGTCTCGCGCGCGCAGGCGCTCGGCGTCACCGTGCTCAGCAACATCAACGACACGCGCACGGGCGCGCTCTATGCATCCGCGCAGGCAGATCTGGATCTGAACGGCACCCCTGTCGCCATTTCTGCCCTCGCGGTGGACGCAATCTTCACCTACCCCAAGGCCAGCCGTGACCAGCTTTCTATTCCCGATCCGGTCAGCTGGGCCCGGGCGCATCTGGGAGAAGACCTGAAAGACGGGGCCGTGAACATCGTGATGAGCCACGCAGGCGTGATGCCCGACAAGGAAATCCTGACCATGGTGCCCGATGGCACGCTGATGATCGGCGGACATGATCACCTCAATATCGAACATGCCGAGGGCAACACTCGCTATGTCCACACCGGCAGCTGGTCGACCACGCTGACCGTCGCCCGTCTGGCAGGCCCCGCGCAGCCCGCACAGATCAGCCGGGTCGCGATTGACCTCACGACAGCGCCCTCGCCCGTTCTGGCCGAACTGATCAAAATAACGCTGGCCACCCATCTGGACGCCGAAGACACGGCTTCGGTGGGCAGCAGCCCGATCGCCATGTCGAACGATCAGACCGGCGTATTTGTCGCCGCCGCCATGGCCGAAGCTGCCGGGGCCGACATCGGCTTTATCGGCCATACCACCTTTGGCGCAGGCCTGCCCGAAGGCCCGGTGAGCCGCTATGCCTTCAACGCCTCCGTGCGTTTTGACGGCAAGCTGGTGAAAACCGAGGTCGACGCCGCCACGCTTCAGCAGATCCTGACACGGTGCAATCAGTTCGGCGATTTCGCCTTTGCCGAGCGCACCGGTGACTATCTCTATGCCGCGCCCGAAGCCCCGGCAAAAGACAGCTTCACCCTTGTCACCAACGGCTGGTCGGCAACCAACCAGAAAAGCTATTTCGGTCGCGAAGATCTGGTCTTTACCGAGGTGCCCGATCTGATGGTCAAGGCCGTCGTGCTGAACAAGCTGGCGTGA
- a CDS encoding GNAT family N-acetyltransferase translates to MLEILHAIGPDNWVSGGDVVARREAMQELFFDHPVCPEETEEDWPEDRQLYSEMVVVDGNQLVGTAMLVVDPEREDRPARIWGMGVLPEFRSEFLIRTLEEVLIQAAHLDPAYPFIEATDGALVPNPYSDIEGMFIDQGPMAA, encoded by the coding sequence ATGCTCGAAATTTTGCACGCGATCGGCCCGGATAACTGGGTCTCCGGCGGAGACGTGGTGGCACGGCGCGAAGCCATGCAGGAATTGTTCTTCGACCATCCGGTGTGCCCGGAAGAGACCGAAGAGGACTGGCCGGAGGATCGTCAGCTCTATTCCGAAATGGTGGTGGTCGATGGCAATCAGCTGGTCGGCACGGCGATGCTGGTGGTCGATCCCGAACGTGAAGATCGCCCGGCCCGGATCTGGGGCATGGGGGTTCTGCCGGAATTTCGCAGTGAATTCCTGATCCGCACACTGGAAGAGGTGCTAATTCAGGCAGCGCATTTGGACCCCGCCTATCCGTTTATCGAGGCCACCGATGGGGCGCTGGTGCCCAATCCCTATTCCGATATTGAGGGGATGTTTATCGATCAGGGGCCGATGGCGGCCTGA
- the ftsY gene encoding signal recognition particle-docking protein FtsY translates to MSLFSKLKNRLMKTSSKLDEGLEAIVEDGGEESTAEEAFSEEVAAADSTPEAPDAAPPPVEPAPQDPAPQDPVPEPEPEPVPAPDLPDAPGPVPEIPQDLPPAVPEDATPERPVEMPVETPEELPVSAPEALAPVTPEELPSATPPAEIPQMEIPQVEEVIKEAAAPVKPGFLGRLLGRKDAAPVMRRVLDDDMLEQLEELLITADMGVETSMRVTAAMAEGRYGKKLSVEEIKRLMAREIARIMEPVAKPMPLYAKTPQVVLVVGVNGSGKTTTIGKLASQFRAAGKSVVIAAGDTFRAAAVEQLQVWGERAGVPVLTAPEGSDPASLAFDAMTKAQESGADLLMIDTAGRLQNRADLMEELAKIVRVIRKKDESAPHNTLLVLDATTGQNAVSQVETFQKISDVSGLVMTKLDGTAKGGVLVSLADKFGLPIHAIGVGEQIDDLAPFDPEEFAAALTGLEV, encoded by the coding sequence ATGTCGCTTTTTTCAAAACTCAAGAATCGTCTGATGAAAACCTCGTCCAAGCTCGACGAAGGGCTGGAAGCCATCGTTGAGGACGGGGGCGAGGAAAGCACGGCAGAAGAGGCCTTTTCCGAAGAGGTTGCCGCAGCCGACAGCACGCCCGAGGCGCCAGACGCCGCGCCCCCCCCTGTGGAGCCGGCTCCGCAAGATCCCGCACCACAGGACCCGGTCCCTGAACCTGAGCCCGAGCCTGTCCCGGCGCCGGATCTGCCGGACGCCCCTGGGCCCGTGCCCGAGATCCCGCAAGACCTGCCGCCTGCTGTGCCGGAAGACGCCACGCCCGAGCGACCGGTCGAAATGCCCGTGGAGACCCCTGAGGAACTGCCGGTCTCCGCGCCCGAAGCGCTCGCTCCTGTAACACCCGAAGAACTGCCTTCCGCGACCCCGCCCGCAGAAATTCCCCAGATGGAAATCCCGCAGGTCGAAGAGGTGATCAAAGAGGCGGCAGCCCCCGTGAAACCTGGCTTCCTTGGTCGTCTTCTGGGGCGTAAAGATGCCGCGCCGGTGATGCGGCGCGTTCTGGATGACGACATGCTGGAGCAGCTCGAAGAGCTGTTGATCACTGCGGATATGGGGGTTGAAACCTCGATGCGGGTGACCGCAGCCATGGCCGAAGGGCGCTATGGCAAGAAGCTGTCAGTCGAAGAAATTAAACGCCTCATGGCGCGCGAAATCGCACGGATCATGGAACCTGTGGCCAAGCCGATGCCGCTCTACGCCAAGACGCCGCAAGTGGTTCTCGTCGTGGGGGTGAACGGCTCCGGCAAGACGACCACCATCGGTAAGCTTGCCTCGCAATTCCGCGCCGCCGGGAAGTCCGTGGTGATCGCGGCGGGGGACACGTTCCGCGCCGCCGCCGTGGAGCAATTGCAGGTCTGGGGCGAACGTGCCGGGGTGCCGGTGCTGACCGCGCCCGAAGGGTCTGATCCGGCCTCTCTGGCTTTTGACGCCATGACCAAGGCGCAAGAATCAGGGGCCGATCTGTTGATGATCGACACCGCCGGGCGGCTTCAGAACCGTGCCGACCTGATGGAAGAACTGGCGAAAATCGTGCGAGTCATTCGAAAGAAAGACGAATCTGCGCCGCACAACACTTTGCTTGTACTCGACGCCACAACAGGGCAGAACGCCGTTTCACAGGTCGAGACCTTCCAGAAGATCTCGGATGTTTCTGGCCTGGTGATGACGAAACTCGACGGGACTGCGAAGGGCGGTGTGCTGGTGAGCCTGGCCGATAAATTCGGTCTGCCGATCCATGCCATCGGTGTTGGCGAACAGATCGACGATCTGGCCCCTTTCGACCCGGAAGAATTTGCCGCGGCCCTGACGGGCCTGGAGGTTTGA
- a CDS encoding lysoplasmalogenase: protein MPGTGTMMGAGLVVAGLAALGFLPMTATPTGLLRSVIKTLPLVIFAVLCWMAGGPLWLTLGLALSALGDWALSRDGERAFLVGLIGFALAHVCYVILFVGLGGGWSIWIALGFVLFALSSEVWLAPYTEDLRWPVRLYVVLICVMAILAFGVPSDYRLASWGAAFFLASDLVLSLQLFRMQTGTEIARWAGYLLWILYIAGQSLILFAFLPVPGLF, encoded by the coding sequence ATGCCGGGAACAGGGACGATGATGGGGGCGGGGCTGGTGGTCGCCGGATTGGCGGCATTGGGCTTTCTGCCCATGACCGCGACGCCGACGGGGCTGTTGCGCAGCGTAATCAAGACCCTGCCGCTTGTCATCTTCGCCGTGCTTTGCTGGATGGCGGGTGGGCCGCTGTGGCTGACGCTTGGTCTGGCGCTGTCGGCGCTGGGCGACTGGGCGCTGTCGCGGGACGGGGAGCGCGCCTTTCTGGTCGGACTGATCGGCTTTGCCTTGGCGCATGTTTGCTATGTCATTCTCTTTGTCGGTCTGGGTGGGGGTTGGTCGATCTGGATCGCGCTTGGTTTTGTATTGTTTGCGCTGTCGAGCGAGGTCTGGCTGGCGCCTTACACAGAGGATCTGCGCTGGCCGGTGCGGCTCTATGTGGTGTTGATTTGCGTGATGGCGATTCTGGCCTTTGGGGTGCCGTCGGACTATCGGCTGGCCAGCTGGGGCGCGGCGTTTTTTCTGGCCTCTGATCTGGTTCTGTCCCTGCAACTGTTCCGGATGCAGACGGGCACAGAAATTGCGCGCTGGGCCGGATATCTGCTCTGGATCCTCTATATTGCGGGGCAGAGCCTGATCCTTTTCGCCTTTCTTCCGGTGCCGGGGCTTTTCTAA
- a CDS encoding alkane 1-monooxygenase: MTKRVPHMVRYFAITTLLPVGLLAAGALWGGIWAGLGLLYMTALAASLDQLVALALDPDTPEAEFPEANALSTLLALAHFGLLPLAVWGLSHGHLVFWERLCVFLGMGLFFGQVSNSNAHELIHRRDPTLRRLGTWIYITLLFGHHASAHPKVHHSAVATEDDPNSAPKGMSYYRFLPRAWLGSFRAGWRAENRLRARTQSTDLHPYVIYIGGGLACLALAFVIGGAVGLLKYVLLCGYASAQLMLSDYVQHYGLRRRHTAAGCYEPVGARHSWNSPHWFTALLMLNAPRHSDHHARPMTPYVALKLTEDMPCLPRSLPVMATLALWPARWFQVMDPRVDRIMCEPTASCGKK, translated from the coding sequence ATGACCAAGCGAGTGCCCCATATGGTACGGTATTTTGCGATCACCACCCTGCTGCCCGTCGGGCTGCTCGCGGCAGGCGCGCTCTGGGGTGGGATCTGGGCAGGTCTCGGCCTGCTCTACATGACGGCGCTGGCCGCCTCTCTGGACCAACTGGTGGCGCTGGCGCTCGACCCCGACACGCCAGAAGCAGAGTTTCCCGAAGCCAATGCCCTCTCCACCCTTCTGGCGCTCGCGCATTTCGGTCTCTTGCCCCTCGCGGTCTGGGGGCTGAGCCACGGTCATCTGGTCTTCTGGGAGCGGCTTTGCGTCTTTCTGGGCATGGGATTGTTTTTCGGACAGGTCTCAAACTCCAACGCCCATGAGTTGATTCACCGCCGCGATCCGACGCTGCGCCGTTTGGGGACATGGATCTACATCACCCTGCTGTTCGGCCATCACGCCAGCGCCCACCCCAAGGTGCATCACAGCGCGGTCGCCACCGAGGACGATCCCAATTCCGCGCCCAAGGGCATGAGCTACTATCGCTTCCTGCCGCGGGCATGGCTGGGCTCGTTTCGGGCCGGATGGCGGGCCGAAAACCGTCTTCGAGCCCGGACGCAGAGCACCGATCTGCATCCCTATGTGATCTATATCGGCGGCGGGCTGGCCTGTCTCGCGCTGGCCTTTGTGATCGGTGGTGCCGTCGGGCTGCTGAAATATGTCCTGCTCTGCGGCTATGCCTCGGCACAGCTCATGCTCTCCGATTATGTTCAGCACTACGGGCTGCGTCGCAGGCACACCGCCGCAGGCTGTTATGAACCAGTCGGGGCGCGCCATTCCTGGAACAGTCCGCACTGGTTCACCGCGCTGTTGATGCTGAACGCGCCCCGCCACTCCGACCATCATGCCCGCCCGATGACACCCTATGTCGCGCTAAAACTGACCGAGGACATGCCGTGCCTGCCGCGATCTTTGCCGGTCATGGCAACACTCGCGCTCTGGCCGGCGCGGTGGTTTCAGGTGATGGACCCGCGCGTGGACCGGATCATGTGCGAACCGACCGCGTCTTGCGGAAAAAAGTGA